GCGTTGATGCGCCTGGCGCGCTCGATGCTGGTCACCTGCTCCCCCGACGACGGGCATTTCCCGCGGCAGGCGAGGAACTGCAGGCTGCGCGCGAGATCGATGCAGTTCATCTTCAGCGCGCACTGGAAGTAATAGAAATCCAGAACCGCCTGCACATCGTTCTCGATGTTGTCGAAGCTGCGGATGAAGTTGGCCAATGCCACGTTGCGATAGCCGCTCTTGCGCTCCGACTCCCAGATCTCGTCGTCGCGGCCGATGTCCGGGTTGCCCGAGCGTTCGCGCAAAAAGGCCAGCAGGGCGGCTTCGGGATCGTCGTAGTGGGACAGGATCACGTCCGCCACGACGATCGCGCCGGCATTGATGAAGGGATTCCGGGGTATGCCGTTCTCGTGCTCGAGCTGGATCAGCGAGTTGAACGGGTCACCCGAGGGCTCGCGACCGACCCGCTTCCACAGATCGTCGCCGGCCTTGTCGAGCGCCAGGGTCAGGGTATGCACCTTGGAGATGCTCTGGATCGAGAACGGCGCATGCGCCTCGCCGACGGTATGCACGTCGCCGTCGAGCGTGACCACGGCCATGCCGAACGCATCGGGGGATGCCTGGGCGAGCGCGGGAATGTAGTCGGCAACCTTGCCGGCGTGCTGGCCGAACCGCTCGCGCACCTCCGCGTGGATCGTCTTGAGAATGTCCGGAATGTCATGGCGGCTGAGGTCGTGGGGGTTCTGGGGCGGACTGCGCATGAGGTCGGGCTCGGCTGGGGCCGTGCAGTCTGGGCGTGGCCGCGTGACCGGCAGGTCCACGGCACTGCCAGGTGATACCGCCAGTAACACGGGAACGGGCCGTTCACCGCGCGCCCGGGATGCTGGCAACACCTGCGCACACGAGGACATACGATGGGCATGCTGGTCGACGGCATCTGGCACGACGACGATTCCAGACTGGTCGACGAGACCGGCAGACTGCGGCGCCCCCAGTCGGCGTTCCGCAACTGGATCACGCCCGACGGTTCCGCCGGCCCCACCGGCGAAGACGGCTTCAGGGCCGAGCCCGGCCGCTACCACCTGTACATCGCCCGCGCCTGTCCATGGGCACACCGGGCCACCCTGCTGCGCGAGTTGAAGGGTCTGCAGCAGATCGTCGGTCTTTCGGTCACCCACTGGCTGATGGCGGACAAGGGCTGGACCTTCGAACCCGGACCGGGCGTGATTCCGGACCCGCACTACGGGGTGCAAACCCTTTGGCAGCTTTACGTGCGCGCCGACCCGACGTACACCGGCCGGGTCACCGTCCCCGTGCTGTGGGACAGGCAGCGCGAGACCATCGTCAGCAACGAGTCGGCAGACATCATCCGCATGTTCAACAGCGCCTTCGACGAGGTCGGCGCCCTGCCCGGCGACTACACGCCGCGCGCGCTGCTCGGCGAGATCGATGTCCTCAACGATCGCATCTACGACGGCCTCAACAACGGCGTCTACAAGGCCGGCTTCGCGACCAGGCAGAGCGCATACGAGGCTGCGGCAGTCGCTGTGTTCGACACCCTCGACTGGCTGGAAGCACATCTGTCCACGCGCACATGGCTGTGCGGCGACACCCTGACGGAGGCGGACTGGCGACTGTTCACGACCCTGCTGCGCTTCGACGCCGTCTACCACGGACACTTCAAGTGCAATATGCGGCGCCTGGTCGACTATCCGGTGCTATCGGACTACGCCGCGCGCCTGTATGCGGATCCGGCCGTGGCGCCGACGGTCGATTTCGACCATATCC
The genomic region above belongs to Luteimonas chenhongjianii and contains:
- a CDS encoding glutaminase, producing the protein MRSPPQNPHDLSRHDIPDILKTIHAEVRERFGQHAGKVADYIPALAQASPDAFGMAVVTLDGDVHTVGEAHAPFSIQSISKVHTLTLALDKAGDDLWKRVGREPSGDPFNSLIQLEHENGIPRNPFINAGAIVVADVILSHYDDPEAALLAFLRERSGNPDIGRDDEIWESERKSGYRNVALANFIRSFDNIENDVQAVLDFYYFQCALKMNCIDLARSLQFLACRGKCPSSGEQVTSIERARRINAVMMTCGTYDAAGEFAFHVGLPAKSGVGGGIVAVVPHVMNLCVWSPGLDQKGNSLLGGYALHRFTRMTGLSVF
- a CDS encoding glutathione S-transferase family protein, which gives rise to MGMLVDGIWHDDDSRLVDETGRLRRPQSAFRNWITPDGSAGPTGEDGFRAEPGRYHLYIARACPWAHRATLLRELKGLQQIVGLSVTHWLMADKGWTFEPGPGVIPDPHYGVQTLWQLYVRADPTYTGRVTVPVLWDRQRETIVSNESADIIRMFNSAFDEVGALPGDYTPRALLGEIDVLNDRIYDGLNNGVYKAGFATRQSAYEAAAVAVFDTLDWLEAHLSTRTWLCGDTLTEADWRLFTTLLRFDAVYHGHFKCNMRRLVDYPVLSDYAARLYADPAVAPTVDFDHIRRHYYQSHRQINPTGIVPIGPQPPFGGVDRTD